The Nocardioides panzhihuensis genome has a segment encoding these proteins:
- the gcvT gene encoding glycine cleavage system aminomethyltransferase GcvT, which translates to MAEETSMGGGSELLQSPLHKNHVELGAKFGEFGGWSMPLEYAGVVKEHTAVRETVGVFDVSHLGKVMISGPGTAEFVNASFTNDLNRIKPGKAQYTLCCDEETGGIVDDLIAYYRDDEHVLIVPNAANTPEVVRRLEAAAPEGINLADHHRDYAVLAVQGPKSDELLEAVGLRAGHEYMSFVEAAASDVLGDEIGVVVCRSGYSGERGYELIVANEAAGALWDALLSRGEELGAVPCGLGSRDTLRTEMGYPLHGQDIALDVTPNEAGLGWAVGWKKDAFWGRDKLVAEKEAGPKRALRGIVAVGRGIPRPHMTASLTADVPVGEVTSGTFSPTLKKGIGLVLVSTTVNPEAEIGIDVRGRREIFQLTKPPFVPSHVRES; encoded by the coding sequence ATGGCTGAAGAGACCTCCATGGGGGGCGGGTCGGAGCTGCTCCAGTCCCCTCTGCACAAAAACCACGTCGAGCTCGGCGCGAAGTTCGGTGAGTTCGGCGGCTGGTCGATGCCGCTGGAGTACGCCGGCGTCGTCAAGGAGCACACCGCGGTCCGTGAGACGGTCGGGGTGTTCGACGTCAGCCACCTGGGCAAGGTCATGATCAGCGGGCCGGGTACGGCCGAGTTCGTCAACGCCTCGTTCACCAACGACCTCAACCGGATCAAGCCCGGCAAGGCGCAGTACACGCTGTGCTGCGACGAGGAGACCGGCGGCATCGTCGACGACCTGATCGCCTACTACCGCGACGACGAGCACGTCCTGATCGTTCCCAACGCGGCCAACACCCCGGAGGTCGTGCGCCGGCTCGAGGCCGCCGCGCCCGAGGGGATCAACCTCGCCGACCACCACCGCGACTACGCGGTGCTCGCCGTGCAGGGGCCGAAGTCCGACGAGCTGCTGGAGGCGGTCGGCCTGCGGGCCGGTCACGAGTACATGTCCTTCGTGGAGGCCGCCGCTTCCGACGTGCTCGGTGACGAGATCGGCGTCGTCGTGTGCCGGTCGGGTTACTCGGGCGAGCGTGGCTATGAGCTGATCGTCGCCAACGAGGCCGCTGGCGCACTCTGGGACGCGCTGCTCTCCCGCGGCGAGGAGCTCGGGGCGGTGCCGTGCGGCCTCGGCTCCCGCGACACCCTGCGTACGGAGATGGGCTACCCGCTCCACGGCCAGGACATCGCCCTGGACGTCACTCCCAACGAGGCCGGCCTCGGCTGGGCGGTCGGCTGGAAGAAGGATGCGTTCTGGGGCCGCGACAAGCTCGTCGCCGAGAAGGAGGCGGGCCCGAAGCGTGCCCTGCGCGGCATCGTCGCGGTGGGCCGGGGCATCCCACGCCCACACATGACCGCGTCCCTGACCGCCGACGTGCCGGTCGGCGAGGTCACCTCCGGCACCTTCTCGCCCACGTTGAAGAAGGGCATCGGACTGGTGCTCGTCTCGACCACCGTCAACCCGGAGGCAGAGATCGGCATCGACGTCCGCGGCCGCCGCGAGATCTTCCAGCTCACCAAGCCGCCCTTCGTCCCTTCGCACGTGCGGGAGAGCTGA
- a CDS encoding leucyl aminopeptidase, which translates to MTLPDITYTLRTASPAKTRAEAVVVGIGQGAKGVEVVAGAEDVKAAYGRRWQGLLATLGVSGKAGEVTRLPAGDEIGAQLLVLVGLGPRSTSGLSDGSHSADAVRRAAGAAARSVPNATSVAVALPADTPELVRAVTEGYLLGSYTYTSYKSGSAKSSGGKSTAGKSDKAGSKQEGNGPSDVAILSAIARRSDAVTAFEEAQIVAQAIAGTREWVNVPPADLTPPAFADAVVHVAGLVEGVETTVYDEKQLADLGCGGILAVGMGSAAMPRLVELTYSPDDARGHIALVGKGITFDSGGLTIKPGNSMSTMKSDMAGAAAVAQATFAIARLGLPVKISAFIPMAENMVSGSSYRPGDVVTHYGGKTVEVSNMDAEGRMILADALVRATEVSPDAIIDVATLTGHMVMALGDRVSGVLGSTEIVDRVLAAADVADEQMWPMPIPEWMDERIRSSKVADLNQHDWIRWGGGLYAAAFLREFTDGLPWAHLDIAGPSFNSGGASGHLTPGGTGVAVATLVDYVREMATAQ; encoded by the coding sequence GTGACCCTGCCTGACATCACCTACACGCTCCGTACCGCATCTCCTGCCAAGACCCGGGCCGAGGCGGTGGTCGTCGGTATCGGCCAGGGCGCGAAGGGTGTCGAGGTGGTCGCGGGCGCGGAGGACGTCAAGGCCGCCTACGGTCGCCGGTGGCAGGGGCTGCTCGCCACTCTCGGCGTCAGCGGCAAGGCCGGCGAGGTCACTCGCCTGCCCGCGGGCGACGAGATCGGCGCCCAGCTCCTGGTGCTGGTCGGGCTCGGGCCCCGCTCGACTTCCGGGCTTTCGGACGGGAGCCACTCGGCCGATGCCGTACGCCGCGCCGCCGGCGCCGCCGCCCGTTCGGTGCCCAACGCGACCTCCGTCGCCGTGGCTCTTCCGGCCGACACCCCCGAGCTGGTCCGTGCCGTCACGGAGGGCTATCTCCTCGGCAGCTACACCTACACCTCCTACAAGTCGGGCTCAGCCAAGTCGAGCGGGGGCAAGTCGACCGCGGGCAAGTCGGACAAGGCCGGGTCGAAGCAGGAGGGCAACGGTCCGAGCGACGTCGCGATCCTGAGCGCGATCGCGCGGCGTAGCGACGCGGTCACCGCCTTCGAGGAGGCGCAGATCGTCGCTCAGGCGATCGCCGGCACCCGCGAATGGGTCAACGTCCCGCCCGCCGATCTGACTCCCCCGGCGTTCGCCGACGCCGTCGTCCACGTGGCCGGCCTGGTCGAGGGCGTGGAGACGACCGTCTACGACGAGAAGCAGCTGGCCGATCTCGGCTGTGGCGGCATCCTCGCCGTCGGCATGGGGTCGGCGGCGATGCCACGCCTGGTCGAGCTGACCTACTCCCCCGACGACGCCCGCGGCCACATCGCGCTGGTCGGCAAGGGCATCACCTTCGACTCCGGCGGCCTGACCATCAAGCCGGGCAACTCGATGTCCACGATGAAGTCGGACATGGCCGGGGCCGCTGCCGTCGCCCAGGCGACCTTCGCGATCGCCCGCCTCGGGCTGCCGGTGAAGATCTCCGCGTTCATCCCGATGGCGGAGAACATGGTCTCCGGCTCGTCCTACCGTCCCGGCGACGTGGTCACCCATTACGGCGGCAAGACCGTCGAGGTCTCCAACATGGACGCCGAGGGACGGATGATCCTCGCCGACGCCCTGGTGCGAGCGACCGAGGTCTCGCCGGACGCGATCATCGACGTAGCCACGCTCACCGGCCACATGGTGATGGCGCTCGGTGACCGGGTCAGCGGCGTGCTCGGCTCGACGGAGATCGTCGACCGCGTCCTCGCTGCCGCCGACGTGGCCGACGAGCAGATGTGGCCGATGCCCATCCCGGAATGGATGGACGAGCGGATCCGTTCCTCCAAGGTGGCCGATCTCAACCAGCACGACTGGATCCGCTGGGGTGGCGGGCTGTACGCCGCCGCGTTCCTGCGCGAGTTCACCGACGGCCTGCCGTGGGCCCACCTCGACATCGCCGGACCATCCTTCAACAGCGGCGGCGCGTCGGGCCATCTCACTCCGGGAGGCACGGGTGTGGCGGTGGCGACACTGGTGGACTACGTACGCGAGATGGCTACCGCTCAGTAG
- the sucB gene encoding 2-oxoglutarate dehydrogenase, E2 component, dihydrolipoamide succinyltransferase, producing the protein MATEVTLPALGESVTEGTVTRWLKQVGDTVAVDEALLEVSTDKVDTEIPSPVAGTLLEIKAAEDDTVEVGGLLAVVGAADEADSADAPAEPDAPAEEPAEASAPAPAAEPEAPAEPEAPAEPETPAEPETPAAPKAETKPAGGNATEVTLPALGESVTEGTVTRWLKQVGDEVAVDEALLEVSTDKVDTEIPSPVAGTLLEIKVAEDETVEVGAALALVGEAGAAPAEEPESAAPAPEPTPEPTPEPAPAPAAEPAPAPAAEPTPEPTQEPAPEPTPEPTPAPAAAKPAPAAPAAPTHAKPTTESSPAIQSGGYVTPLVRKLAAQHNVDLDSVQGSGVGGRIRKEDILQAAAAKSAPAAAPAAAAPAASTAPAASSGAPASPSPLRGTTEKISRLRKVIAERMTESLHTAAQLTQVMEVDVTNIARLREANKAGFLQREGVKLTYLPFFAKAAIDALKVHPKLNAGIDVEAGTVTYYDRENIAFAVDTPKGLLTPVVKDAGDLSIAGIAKKIADVADRTRNNKITPDELSGGTFTITNLGSFGALFDTPIINQPQVAILGPGAVVKRPVVIDDPDLGETIAVRYMVNVALTYDHRLVDGADAGRFLQDVKKRLEAAQFEL; encoded by the coding sequence ATGGCCACCGAAGTAACTCTCCCGGCACTCGGCGAGTCCGTCACCGAGGGCACCGTCACCCGCTGGCTCAAGCAGGTCGGCGACACCGTGGCGGTCGACGAGGCCCTGCTGGAGGTCTCCACCGACAAGGTCGACACCGAGATCCCCTCGCCCGTCGCCGGCACCCTGCTCGAGATCAAGGCTGCCGAGGACGACACCGTCGAGGTCGGTGGCCTGCTCGCCGTCGTCGGCGCGGCCGACGAGGCCGACTCTGCTGACGCTCCGGCCGAGCCGGACGCGCCTGCGGAGGAGCCCGCCGAGGCGTCCGCTCCCGCTCCTGCCGCCGAGCCCGAGGCTCCGGCCGAGCCCGAGGCTCCGGCCGAGCCGGAGACTCCCGCCGAGCCCGAGACCCCCGCCGCGCCCAAGGCGGAGACCAAGCCCGCCGGCGGCAACGCCACCGAGGTCACCCTCCCCGCGCTGGGTGAGTCGGTCACCGAGGGCACCGTCACCCGCTGGCTCAAGCAGGTCGGCGACGAGGTCGCTGTCGACGAGGCGCTCCTCGAGGTCTCCACCGACAAGGTCGACACCGAGATCCCCTCGCCGGTCGCCGGCACCCTGCTCGAGATCAAGGTCGCCGAGGACGAGACCGTCGAGGTCGGCGCCGCGCTCGCGCTCGTCGGTGAGGCCGGCGCCGCGCCGGCTGAGGAGCCCGAGTCCGCCGCTCCGGCCCCCGAGCCCACTCCCGAGCCCACGCCCGAGCCCGCCCCGGCGCCCGCGGCTGAGCCCGCCCCGGCGCCCGCGGCTGAGCCCACCCCGGAGCCCACCCAGGAGCCGGCTCCCGAGCCGACTCCCGAGCCGACTCCTGCCCCGGCCGCTGCCAAGCCCGCTCCGGCAGCTCCCGCCGCCCCGACTCACGCCAAGCCGACCACCGAGAGCTCCCCGGCGATCCAGTCCGGCGGCTACGTGACCCCGCTGGTGCGCAAGCTCGCGGCCCAGCACAACGTCGACCTCGACAGCGTGCAGGGTTCCGGCGTCGGCGGCCGGATCCGCAAGGAGGACATCCTCCAGGCGGCCGCCGCCAAGTCGGCTCCCGCCGCTGCCCCGGCAGCCGCGGCTCCGGCGGCCTCGACCGCTCCGGCCGCGTCGTCCGGTGCCCCCGCGTCCCCGTCGCCGCTGCGTGGCACCACCGAGAAGATCTCGCGCCTGCGCAAGGTGATCGCCGAGCGGATGACCGAGTCGCTGCACACCGCAGCCCAGCTGACCCAGGTCATGGAGGTCGATGTCACCAACATCGCCCGCCTCCGTGAGGCCAACAAGGCCGGGTTCCTGCAGCGTGAGGGCGTCAAGCTGACGTACCTGCCGTTCTTCGCCAAGGCTGCGATCGACGCGCTCAAGGTGCACCCGAAGCTCAACGCCGGGATCGACGTGGAGGCCGGCACGGTCACCTACTACGACCGCGAGAACATCGCCTTCGCTGTCGACACCCCGAAGGGCCTGCTGACCCCGGTCGTCAAGGACGCCGGCGACCTGTCGATCGCGGGCATCGCGAAGAAGATCGCCGATGTGGCCGACCGGACCCGCAACAACAAGATCACCCCGGACGAGCTCTCCGGCGGCACCTTCACGATCACCAACCTGGGTTCGTTCGGTGCGCTGTTCGACACCCCGATCATCAACCAGCCGCAGGTCGCCATCCTCGGCCCGGGTGCGGTCGTGAAGCGCCCGGTCGTCATCGACGACCCGGACCTCGGCGAGACGATCGCGGTGCGCTACATGGTCAACGTCGCGCTCACCTACGACCACCGCCTGGTCGACGGTGCCGACGCCGGCCGCTTCCTCCAGGACGTCAAGAAGCGCCTCGAGGCGGCTCAGTTCGAGCTCTGA
- a CDS encoding DUF6612 family protein, whose amino-acid sequence MQPTQNRRRLAAAVLAFAATSTLAACGSGSAEKPEAAAEAAPGLEAGSKLSEADAKKLLETAVDAMPTVHVTMDIKAVEGGKNVTADSEGDFQSEPAAFQSKMTVDEAGTTSTVELISVGESTYMRVDDEKQWMKDDGMLSGMVTAMMPSPFALIESIEGEVSDDSTTYVGQEEIAGTDAARYSIAVGQAVTGEGEGTLDGWVDSDGKLVRVLLAMGENNEISVDFSNHGEKLTIAEPPAADLMDMG is encoded by the coding sequence GTGCAACCCACGCAGAATCGGCGCCGTCTGGCGGCTGCAGTCCTCGCGTTCGCCGCGACGTCCACGCTCGCTGCCTGTGGCAGCGGGTCAGCCGAGAAGCCGGAGGCCGCAGCCGAGGCCGCCCCCGGTCTCGAGGCCGGGAGCAAGCTGTCCGAGGCGGATGCCAAGAAGCTCCTGGAAACGGCGGTCGACGCGATGCCCACCGTCCACGTCACGATGGACATCAAGGCCGTCGAGGGCGGCAAGAACGTCACCGCGGACTCCGAGGGCGACTTCCAGAGCGAGCCCGCCGCCTTTCAGTCGAAGATGACGGTCGACGAGGCCGGTACCACCTCGACCGTCGAGCTCATCTCGGTCGGCGAGTCGACCTACATGAGGGTCGACGACGAGAAGCAGTGGATGAAGGACGACGGGATGCTCAGCGGCATGGTCACCGCGATGATGCCGAGCCCGTTCGCACTGATCGAGAGCATCGAGGGCGAGGTCTCGGACGACTCCACGACGTACGTCGGCCAGGAAGAGATCGCGGGCACGGACGCCGCTCGTTACTCGATCGCCGTCGGCCAGGCGGTGACCGGCGAGGGTGAGGGCACGCTCGACGGCTGGGTCGACAGCGACGGCAAGCTGGTCCGTGTTCTCCTGGCCATGGGTGAGAACAACGAGATCTCCGTGGACTTCAGCAACCACGGGGAGAAGCTCACCATTGCCGAGCCGCCTGCTGCCGACCTCATGGACATGGGCTGA
- the lipB gene encoding lipoyl(octanoyl) transferase LipB has product MSELRFVDAGTIDYLDAWELQKQIHQRVVDREEPDTVLLLEHPPTYTAGKRTKPEDRPADPGGAPVIDVDRGGEVTFHGPGQIVAYPIVRLPEKVKVVDFVRRLEQAMILTCAEFGVTVYRVPGRSGVWLPAGETPDGVRRLERKVGAIGLRVSQHVTMHGIALNCDVDLGWYERFVPCGISDAGVTTLSIEAGRQIGNAEAMPVLHEKIAEMLSWRDYEPGPSLDPKPDPAKTPRVPLLSPSLG; this is encoded by the coding sequence GTGAGTGAGCTGCGCTTCGTCGATGCCGGGACGATCGACTACCTGGACGCCTGGGAGCTGCAGAAGCAGATCCACCAGCGCGTCGTCGACCGCGAAGAGCCCGACACGGTGCTGCTGCTCGAGCACCCGCCGACCTACACCGCCGGGAAGCGTACGAAGCCGGAGGACCGGCCCGCGGATCCCGGCGGCGCGCCGGTGATCGATGTCGACCGCGGCGGCGAGGTGACCTTCCACGGCCCCGGCCAGATCGTCGCCTACCCGATCGTGCGGCTGCCCGAGAAGGTCAAGGTCGTCGACTTCGTACGTCGCCTGGAGCAGGCGATGATCCTGACCTGCGCCGAGTTCGGAGTCACCGTCTACCGGGTGCCCGGCCGCAGCGGCGTGTGGCTGCCCGCGGGCGAGACCCCGGACGGCGTACGCCGCCTGGAGCGCAAGGTCGGAGCGATCGGGCTGCGGGTCAGCCAGCACGTGACCATGCACGGCATCGCGCTCAACTGCGACGTCGACCTGGGGTGGTACGAGCGGTTCGTGCCGTGCGGGATCTCCGACGCTGGGGTGACGACGCTCTCGATCGAGGCCGGGCGGCAGATCGGCAACGCCGAGGCGATGCCGGTGCTCCACGAGAAGATCGCCGAGATGCTCTCCTGGCGCGACTACGAGCCGGGCCCGAGCCTGGACCCCAAGCCGGACCCGGCGAAGACCCCTCGGGTGCCCCTGCTCTCCCCCAGCCTGGGCTGA
- the lipA gene encoding lipoyl synthase, with product MTQAPAPEGRKLLRLEVRNAQTPIERKPEWIKTKAKMGPEYKELTALVKSEGLHTVCQEAGCPNIFECWEDREATFLIGGDQCTRRCDFCQIDTGKPQALDRDEPRRVAESVQTMGLKYATITGVARDDLADGGAWLYAETVKQIHELNPETGVENLIPDFNGIPELLTEVFESRPEVLAHNVETVPRIFKRIRPAFRYERSLDVITQARDFGLVTKSNLILGMGETREEVSEALRDLHAAGCELITITQYLRPSVRHHPVERWVKPEEFVELQTEAEEIGFSGVMSGPLVRSSYRAGRLYRQAIEARDTAAASA from the coding sequence GTGACTCAAGCTCCTGCCCCAGAAGGTCGCAAGCTCCTCCGTCTCGAGGTCCGCAACGCGCAGACCCCGATCGAACGCAAACCCGAGTGGATCAAGACCAAAGCGAAGATGGGGCCTGAATACAAGGAGCTCACCGCGCTGGTGAAGTCCGAGGGCCTCCACACGGTGTGCCAGGAGGCCGGCTGCCCCAACATCTTCGAGTGCTGGGAGGACCGCGAGGCCACCTTCCTCATCGGTGGCGACCAGTGCACCCGCCGCTGCGACTTCTGCCAGATCGACACCGGCAAGCCGCAGGCGCTCGACCGTGACGAGCCCCGCCGCGTGGCCGAGTCGGTGCAGACCATGGGTCTGAAGTACGCCACGATCACCGGTGTCGCCCGCGACGACCTCGCCGACGGCGGCGCCTGGCTCTACGCCGAGACGGTCAAGCAGATCCACGAGCTCAACCCCGAGACCGGCGTCGAGAACCTCATCCCCGACTTCAACGGCATCCCGGAGCTCCTCACCGAGGTCTTCGAGTCCCGTCCCGAGGTGCTCGCCCACAACGTCGAGACCGTTCCGCGGATCTTCAAGCGGATCCGCCCGGCGTTCCGCTACGAGCGCTCGCTGGACGTGATCACCCAGGCCCGTGACTTCGGCCTGGTCACCAAGTCCAACCTGATCCTCGGCATGGGCGAGACCCGCGAAGAGGTCTCCGAGGCGCTCCGTGACCTGCACGCTGCCGGCTGCGAGCTGATCACGATCACGCAGTACCTGCGCCCGAGCGTGCGTCACCACCCGGTCGAGCGCTGGGTCAAGCCCGAGGAGTTCGTCGAGCTCCAGACCGAGGCCGAGGAGATCGGTTTCTCCGGCGTCATGTCCGGACCGCTCGTTCGTTCGTCCTACCGCGCCGGTCGGCTGTACCGTCAGGCGATCGAAGCGCGTGACACCGCTGCTGCCAGCGCCTGA
- a CDS encoding DUF4191 family protein → MSQTDPSTMSRRQQMVETYKLTKQSDPKIGLILGAIFVVVAAVAGVIFWLLPGEGIFSWIFTIVGALLAGLLAAMVVFSRRAQKVMYARLEGQVGGGYAALTMLRRGWTVTQAVGVEPRSQTLVHRVVGPPGVVLVGEGNSPSKVRSLLASTKRNHARVLGEVPITTIVAGNGEDEIPLPRLTKHVTKIGRKVAGPEITDIINRLKAVDATRGAVPIPKGPVPTSMKGMRGNLRGR, encoded by the coding sequence ATGTCCCAGACCGACCCGAGCACCATGAGTCGTCGCCAGCAGATGGTGGAGACCTACAAGCTCACCAAGCAGTCAGACCCGAAGATCGGTCTCATCCTCGGCGCGATCTTCGTGGTCGTCGCCGCGGTCGCCGGCGTGATCTTCTGGCTCCTGCCCGGCGAGGGCATCTTCTCCTGGATCTTCACGATCGTCGGCGCCCTCCTGGCCGGCCTCCTGGCCGCCATGGTGGTGTTCTCGCGGCGTGCCCAGAAGGTGATGTACGCCCGCCTCGAGGGCCAGGTCGGCGGCGGGTACGCAGCCCTGACCATGCTCCGCAGGGGCTGGACGGTCACCCAGGCCGTGGGCGTCGAGCCGCGCAGCCAGACGCTGGTCCACCGGGTGGTCGGCCCTCCGGGGGTCGTCCTCGTGGGTGAGGGCAACAGCCCGAGCAAGGTTCGCTCGCTGCTGGCCAGCACCAAGCGCAACCACGCCCGGGTCCTGGGCGAGGTCCCGATCACGACCATCGTCGCCGGCAACGGTGAGGACGAGATCCCGCTCCCGCGGCTGACCAAGCACGTCACCAAGATCGGCCGCAAGGTCGCCGGTCCCGAGATCACCGACATCATCAACCGCCTCAAGGCGGTCGACGCCACGCGTGGCGCCGTGCCGATCCCGAAGGGCCCCGTCCCGACCTCGATGAAGGGCATGCGCGGCAACCTGCGCGGTCGCTGA
- a CDS encoding DUF6612 family protein, translating to MTHNRTLGPRGLWRRAAAAGVLAVSLSGLVACGGGGGDGAGGASEGETVSAEEMTEVMKKSTDLDTAHFTTKMDAKVSGQAVSMTGEGDLQMEPSAHHSTMKMSGGSMDMDLETILVDDKIYIKGMMGDSWMTASADQLEQMGGTSLESMSNPLAFFDGMEESIKSAKFEGEEKLDGTATEHYSFTVDSAGLAKSLGADSNKGMPETIEQDIWVDGDGLLRKAEVAMGDMGTVEMVLTKLGEDVSIKAPPADQVTDMPSMAG from the coding sequence ATGACGCACAACCGTACTCTCGGGCCACGTGGCCTCTGGCGCCGCGCTGCTGCAGCGGGCGTGCTGGCCGTATCGCTCTCGGGCCTGGTCGCCTGCGGCGGTGGGGGTGGGGATGGTGCCGGCGGCGCCAGCGAGGGGGAGACGGTCTCCGCCGAGGAGATGACCGAGGTCATGAAGAAGTCGACCGACCTCGACACCGCCCACTTCACCACGAAGATGGACGCGAAGGTCTCGGGCCAGGCCGTCTCGATGACGGGTGAGGGCGACCTCCAGATGGAGCCGTCCGCCCATCACTCCACCATGAAGATGAGCGGTGGCTCGATGGACATGGATCTCGAGACGATCCTCGTAGACGACAAGATCTACATCAAGGGCATGATGGGCGACTCGTGGATGACCGCGAGCGCCGACCAGCTCGAGCAGATGGGCGGCACCAGCCTGGAGTCGATGAGCAACCCGCTCGCCTTCTTCGACGGCATGGAGGAGTCGATCAAGTCCGCCAAGTTCGAGGGCGAGGAGAAGCTCGACGGCACCGCCACCGAGCACTACAGCTTCACCGTCGACTCCGCCGGTCTCGCCAAGAGCCTCGGCGCCGACAGCAACAAGGGCATGCCCGAGACGATCGAGCAGGACATCTGGGTCGACGGTGACGGCCTGCTCCGCAAGGCCGAGGTCGCCATGGGCGACATGGGCACCGTCGAGATGGTGCTCACCAAGCTCGGCGAGGACGTCTCCATCAAGGCGCCGCCCGCCGACCAGGTCACCGACATGCCGAGCATGGCCGGCTGA
- a CDS encoding RDD family protein: MTGSATPVTPTLPYPTASWGRRVLALFIDWLASSLVASVFLGVRALPFGSLLAGVDPRPVDNLWILAVFIVQTAVFTAIGGGSFGKLVTRLRTVRVSPGAPDVRPPDPLRSIARQILVVLVVPPLVFRGDRRGLHDLVAGTATVTLQTYRHVFRRVG, translated from the coding sequence GTGACCGGTTCCGCCACCCCTGTGACGCCCACTCTGCCTTACCCGACCGCGAGCTGGGGTAGGCGCGTCCTCGCGCTCTTCATCGACTGGCTCGCCTCGTCGCTGGTTGCGTCGGTCTTCCTCGGCGTACGTGCGCTGCCCTTCGGGTCGCTGCTCGCCGGTGTCGACCCGCGGCCGGTCGACAACCTGTGGATCCTGGCGGTCTTCATCGTCCAGACCGCGGTCTTCACCGCGATCGGCGGCGGCTCGTTCGGCAAGCTCGTCACCCGGCTGCGTACGGTGCGCGTGTCGCCGGGCGCTCCGGACGTACGCCCGCCGGATCCGCTGCGGAGCATCGCGCGCCAGATCCTGGTCGTCCTCGTGGTTCCGCCCTTGGTCTTTCGTGGCGACCGGCGCGGGCTGCACGATCTGGTGGCAGGCACCGCGACGGTCACGCTCCAGACCTACCGACACGTGTTTCGCCGGGTGGGTTGA